The genomic DNA TGGCGGAGGACGGGCAGGGCAGGCCCGCTGTCTTGCGCGAGTACACCGAGTACCTGCTGGATCAGCAGTTCATCATCGACCTCGTGGTCTCACCGGCCACCTACGTCTCGCCCGCGCGGGTCAAGGGCCTCGACTGGAACCTCTACAAGTACGTGGATCTGCACGGCGTCACGATCCGCTGACTCACAGCCAGCGGTAGCGCACCTCCGGGCGGCCGCGGCCGCCGTACTCGGTGACCCGCTCGCAGAGTCGGTCGTCGGCCAGGCGCTCGAGGTAACGCCAGGCCGTGACCCGCGACATGCCCGTCCGGGACGCCACCTCCGCGGCGCCGATCGGGCCCTCGGCGTGCCGCAGCGCGCCGGTGACGGCCTCCAGGGTCGACGGTGCCAGCCCCTTCGGCGCCGTCGTCTCCGCGGGCGCCTCGCGCAGCGCGGCGAAGGCGGCGTCCACCTCGCGCTGGCCCACGTCGCCGCCGCCCAGCGCCTCGCGGAAGGAGAGGTAGCGGCGCAGCCGGTCCGCGAAGGCCGCGAACGTGAAGGGTTTGATGAGGTACAGGATCGCGCCGCTGGCCATCGCGCCGCGGACGGTCTCCATGTCGCGGGCCGAGGTGATCACCATGACGTCGGGCCGCGGCCGCACGCCGGCGAGATCCGCCGCCAGGTCGAGGCCGCTGCGGTCCGGGAGGCCCACGTCGGCGAGCACCAGGTCGACGGGCGGGCCGGCGACCGCGGACCGCCGCACCTCGCCGAGGGCGGCGCCCGCCGTGCCCGCGACCCCCGCGACCTCGAAACCGTCGATGCGCCGGACGTATTCGGCGTGTGCGCGGGCGATCTGCGGCTCGTCGTCGACCACCAGCACCCGGATCGTCATCGCTCTCCTCCCGGTAGCCGCACCGTCACCGTCGAGGGTGCGCGCTCCGCCTCGATCGTGCCATCCGCCTGCCGGACGACCTGATCGACCAGGGCCAGGCCCAGGCCGCCGCCGTACAGGCGGCCACTGCGGTCCTTGGTCGAGTAGCCGCGCTCCCGGGCGCGGGTGAATTCGTCGGTGGACATGCCCGGCCCGCTGTCGGCGACCCGCAGCTCCCAGTCGCCGTCCGGGTGTGCCGCGGCGACCTCCACCCAGCCGCCCGGACCAGCGGCGTCGATCGCGTTGTCCACCAGGTTGCCCAGCAGCGTCAGCAACTGGACGTCGGTCAGTGGGGCACGGGCGAGGTCGGTGCCCTCGGCCACGGTGAGCTCGACGTCGAGTGCCGCCGCCGCGGCGGTCTTCGCCACCAGCAGCGCGACCGCCGACGGCGCGGGGTCCCCGGCGAGCCGGTCGACGAGCTCCTGGGACGCGGAGCGGTCGGCGACAGCCAGGTCCGCCGCGGCCTCGTCCTCCCCCAGCTCGATCATCGTGACCACGGAGTGCAACCGGTTGGCGTGCTCGTGCGCCTGGGCGCTCAGGGCGTCGGCGAGGGACCGGGCGGTGTCGAGCTCGCCGAGGACGGTCTGCAGCTCGGTGCGGTCGCGCACGGTGAGGACGGTGCCGAGCGGGCCGGTCGGGCCCGTGACGGGGCGGCGGTTCACCAGGAGCACACGGTTGCCGGTCACGTGGAGCTCGTCCGCGAGATCGGCCGCACCGCGCAGCGAGGGCGGCAGGTCGCCCTGCCCGACGTCGCCGTCCGGCAGTTCCAGGAGCCGGCGGGCCTCGTCGTTGACCACCCTGGCGGGACCGTCGGGCGCGGCGGTGTCGAAGACGATCAGGCCCTCGGAGAGGGTGTGCAGCACCGCGTCGTGGTGCTCGTACAGGCCACGCAGGTCATCGGCGGAGAGCCCGAGGGTCTGCCGGCGCAGCCGACGCTGCGCGAGCGCGGACACCGCGACGAGCAGGAGCAGCGCCGCGGCCACGACGGCGAGGATCCGGGGCAGCGCGTCACGGACCTGATCGCCCAGCCGCGCCCGTGTCACGCCGGCGGACACCAGCCCGA from Tsukamurella paurometabola includes the following:
- a CDS encoding response regulator translates to MTIRVLVVDDEPQIARAHAEYVRRIDGFEVAGVAGTAGAALGEVRRSAVAGPPVDLVLADVGLPDRSGLDLAADLAGVRPRPDVMVITSARDMETVRGAMASGAILYLIKPFTFAAFADRLRRYLSFREALGGGDVGQREVDAAFAALREAPAETTAPKGLAPSTLEAVTGALRHAEGPIGAAEVASRTGMSRVTAWRYLERLADDRLCERVTEYGGRGRPEVRYRWL
- a CDS encoding sensor histidine kinase — translated: MRNRARSVAAQSFLAQVAILLTIAVGASWLVVTQARDDGDRTARAQTRAAAVALAASPSTVAALAAPDGPAVMQPVAERTGSLGGLDFVVVMRPDRTRLSHADPALIGGKFTGTIDRALAGETFTETYAGSLGPSIRTVTPVYDASGALVGLVSAGVTRARLGDQVRDALPRILAVVAAALLLLVAVSALAQRRLRRQTLGLSADDLRGLYEHHDAVLHTLSEGLIVFDTAAPDGPARVVNDEARRLLELPDGDVGQGDLPPSLRGAADLADELHVTGNRVLLVNRRPVTGPTGPLGTVLTVRDRTELQTVLGELDTARSLADALSAQAHEHANRLHSVVTMIELGEDEAAADLAVADRSASQELVDRLAGDPAPSAVALLVAKTAAAAALDVELTVAEGTDLARAPLTDVQLLTLLGNLVDNAIDAAGPGGWVEVAAAHPDGDWELRVADSGPGMSTDEFTRARERGYSTKDRSGRLYGGGLGLALVDQVVRQADGTIEAERAPSTVTVRLPGGER